The Desulfatitalea tepidiphila genome window below encodes:
- a CDS encoding glucosamine 6-phosphate synthetase, whose amino-acid sequence MCGQVGIIFGRKRRRPDEQDYLREVFIRMLLHSEERGPHASGLAWLKIDGSHRIFKRPMRAHELVYEKPFQELLGQVDNETTILMGHTRWRTRGNEFNNRNNHPIRAGIVIGTHNGTIYNADYLFRRLGLPRFAEVDSELIFRLADRFAPEGPIDQEGLKKALALCRGQMSAVLASRLDPGTITVLKGNKPLCLRIHRQHRVVLYASEPAFIDFAVDFDPGWRELEVPPMTMLTIRHKDVRAIENSEFRFIPQERKGTLPEGVNA is encoded by the coding sequence ATGTGCGGACAAGTAGGCATCATCTTCGGCCGCAAGCGCAGACGGCCGGACGAGCAGGATTACCTGCGCGAGGTCTTCATCCGCATGCTGCTGCACAGCGAGGAGCGCGGCCCGCACGCCTCCGGTCTGGCCTGGCTCAAGATCGACGGCAGCCACCGGATCTTCAAGCGGCCGATGCGGGCGCACGAACTGGTCTACGAGAAGCCGTTCCAGGAGCTGCTCGGGCAGGTCGACAACGAGACCACCATCCTCATGGGCCACACCCGCTGGCGCACCCGGGGCAACGAGTTCAACAACCGCAACAACCATCCCATCCGGGCCGGGATCGTCATCGGTACCCACAACGGCACCATCTACAACGCCGATTATCTGTTCCGCCGTCTCGGGCTGCCGCGCTTCGCCGAAGTGGACAGCGAGCTGATCTTCCGCCTGGCCGACCGCTTCGCGCCCGAAGGCCCCATCGACCAGGAGGGCCTGAAGAAGGCGCTCGCCCTCTGTCGCGGCCAGATGAGCGCCGTGCTGGCCTCGCGGCTCGACCCCGGCACCATCACCGTGCTCAAGGGCAACAAACCGCTCTGCCTGCGCATCCACCGCCAGCACCGGGTGGTGCTCTACGCCTCGGAGCCAGCCTTCATCGACTTTGCCGTGGACTTTGATCCGGGCTGGCGCGAGCTGGAGGTGCCGCCCATGACCATGCTCACCATCCGCCACAAGGATGTGCGGGCCATCGAAAACAGCGAATTCCGCTTCATACCCCAGGAGCGCAAAGGGACACTGCCCGAAGGAGTGAATGCATGA
- a CDS encoding gamma-glutamylcyclotransferase family protein, which produces MNIGEPSKLNTNPEDSPETILRLFVYGTLKRGYWNHQRFCAQARSIEQAVVWGRLYHLHAGFPAIEVPEGLILARGSVDPLADARRQQEIGTPCFGRPTGDWNLIHGELVTFTDPQRDLPPIDRLEGFRPGGHSMYQRVMVAVLCGRTSIPAWTYWIPCPPYAERVASGQWLRP; this is translated from the coding sequence ATGAACATTGGAGAACCATCAAAGCTGAACACAAATCCGGAAGACAGTCCCGAGACCATCCTCCGGCTCTTCGTCTACGGCACCCTGAAACGGGGCTATTGGAACCATCAGCGCTTCTGCGCCCAGGCCCGCAGCATCGAACAGGCCGTGGTCTGGGGCAGGCTCTACCATCTCCACGCCGGGTTCCCGGCCATCGAGGTGCCGGAAGGCCTGATCCTGGCCCGGGGCAGTGTTGATCCATTGGCCGACGCCCGCAGACAGCAGGAGATCGGCACGCCGTGCTTCGGACGCCCGACCGGCGACTGGAATCTGATCCACGGAGAGCTGGTGACCTTCACCGACCCGCAACGCGACCTGCCGCCCATCGACCGGCTGGAAGGCTTCCGGCCCGGCGGGCACAGCATGTACCAGCGGGTGATGGTGGCGGTGCTATGCGGTCGCACCTCGATTCCAGCCTGGACCTATTGGATTCCATGCCCGCCTTACGCGGAAAGAGTCGCCAGTGGCCAGTGGTTACGCCCGTGA
- a CDS encoding TetR/AcrR family transcriptional regulator has translation MQDEKLPRREREKRRHRRQMLAAALELFSKKGYHNVSMHEIAERAEFAIGTLYKFFKNKEHLYKALMMEKAAEYHHTLSGVLSREGDVLTILKDYISAKAGIFADDVATLRLYFAETRGASFNIKAGLDQDIRKLYDELVEQLASTLEKGIRKNVLRDLNPYYMAVALEGITNAFLFCWLEDPERHSYKANAPVISDMFLKGVMAE, from the coding sequence ATGCAAGATGAGAAGCTCCCACGTCGGGAAAGAGAAAAACGCAGACATCGTCGGCAGATGCTTGCCGCTGCACTCGAGCTTTTCTCGAAGAAAGGATACCACAACGTATCCATGCACGAGATTGCAGAAAGAGCAGAGTTTGCCATCGGAACGCTTTACAAATTCTTCAAGAACAAGGAGCACCTCTACAAGGCCCTCATGATGGAAAAGGCAGCGGAATATCATCATACCCTGAGCGGAGTCCTTTCGAGGGAAGGTGACGTCCTGACTATTCTCAAAGACTACATTTCCGCTAAAGCGGGGATCTTTGCCGATGACGTTGCCACGTTGCGGCTCTATTTTGCTGAAACGCGGGGTGCGAGTTTCAACATCAAGGCCGGTCTCGATCAGGACATTCGCAAGCTTTATGACGAACTGGTAGAGCAACTGGCTTCGACACTGGAAAAAGGTATTCGCAAAAACGTGCTTCGCGATCTGAACCCCTACTATATGGCCGTGGCCCTGGAGGGAATCACCAACGCTTTTCTCTTCTGTTGGCTGGAAGATCCGGAACGGCATTCATACAAGGCGAATGCCCCGGTGATCAGTGACATGTTTCTCAAAGGGGTGATGGCCGAATGA
- a CDS encoding TolC family protein: MKKALRITARTMVMLLVGGGLLLTAGCISISAAAEPLHGHSDAIAEKSPEIEGNRPSAPVEELRKLEKDGNIHLSLSDCLKIALQQNYDIRLTREALTQANTKITQARSAMLPFLGAEASYTRLDEELSFAMGPQSLTFMDRDQYKAGLVIRQPIFTGGRLNAARKASQYSRDAQAQENRAVEEEVVFQVTRAYRTAQLAEAFQGVAVEAVDLLNVHEHDVAILVEKGANPEIDLLRTRTELANARKDLNGADNAVDLAYSALKNLLSMPLEESVRLTEALVRSPGPGADLSSLTELALSQRPELSAMDSKMAAAEQALKAARGEYLPTIALEGRYEYMEGDFRDLEGGEHWTVGIGAQFPLWNWGKTAAKVREAGSQRAQVKIQRDKTTDRIRLEVRQAFLDLGKAEKNIDAAESALKTAREAYRLARASYRAGEGTNTDVLDVRTALSRAEANHTQALFDYNVALAALHRAVGVMVIEPPDIKEKESAE; encoded by the coding sequence ATGAAAAAAGCCTTAAGGATAACAGCTCGCACCATGGTTATGCTTCTGGTGGGAGGTGGATTGCTGCTGACAGCGGGTTGTATTTCTATTAGCGCTGCCGCCGAGCCGTTGCACGGCCATTCCGATGCAATCGCCGAAAAATCGCCGGAAATAGAAGGCAATCGTCCCTCTGCTCCCGTTGAGGAGCTTCGCAAGCTCGAAAAGGATGGCAATATACACCTTTCGTTAAGCGATTGCCTGAAAATAGCGTTGCAACAGAATTACGATATCCGCCTTACACGGGAAGCCCTGACTCAAGCCAATACAAAGATAACTCAGGCCAGATCGGCTATGCTCCCATTTTTGGGGGCGGAGGCTTCCTATACACGACTGGACGAGGAGTTGAGTTTTGCAATGGGACCGCAATCATTGACCTTCATGGATCGTGATCAATACAAGGCGGGGCTCGTCATCCGGCAGCCCATTTTCACGGGAGGGCGATTGAATGCGGCGCGCAAGGCATCCCAGTATTCACGAGACGCTCAAGCTCAAGAGAACAGGGCCGTTGAAGAGGAAGTCGTTTTCCAGGTTACACGCGCTTATCGGACCGCACAGTTGGCCGAAGCGTTTCAAGGTGTTGCCGTGGAGGCCGTCGATCTTCTCAATGTGCATGAACATGACGTGGCGATTCTGGTGGAGAAAGGGGCGAATCCGGAAATTGACCTGCTTCGCACCCGAACGGAACTTGCCAATGCCCGCAAAGATCTGAATGGCGCTGACAACGCCGTCGACCTGGCATATTCTGCACTTAAGAACTTGCTGAGCATGCCCCTTGAAGAATCAGTCCGTTTGACGGAAGCCTTGGTGCGGTCGCCCGGGCCGGGGGCGGATCTTTCGTCTCTCACCGAGTTGGCCCTTTCGCAACGTCCCGAACTGTCTGCAATGGATTCCAAAATGGCAGCTGCGGAGCAGGCGCTTAAAGCGGCCAGGGGAGAATACCTGCCTACCATTGCCCTGGAAGGGCGTTACGAATATATGGAAGGCGATTTTCGGGATCTGGAAGGCGGAGAGCATTGGACGGTTGGAATAGGGGCGCAGTTTCCCCTCTGGAATTGGGGGAAAACCGCTGCCAAGGTCAGAGAGGCGGGATCGCAACGGGCTCAGGTAAAAATCCAGCGAGATAAAACGACAGATCGCATTCGTCTTGAAGTGCGCCAAGCCTTCCTGGACCTCGGAAAAGCAGAAAAGAATATCGATGCGGCTGAGAGTGCACTGAAGACAGCCAGGGAGGCTTACCGCCTGGCAAGAGCCAGCTACCGGGCAGGAGAAGGCACAAATACCGACGTGCTGGACGTTCGTACGGCCTTAAGTCGAGCTGAAGCGAATCACACACAGGCTCTTTTTGATTACAACGTTGCCCTTGCCGCCCTTCATCGAGCGGTGGGCGTAATGGTGATAGAGCCGCCTGATATCAAGGAAAAGGAGTCTGCCGAATGA
- a CDS encoding efflux RND transporter periplasmic adaptor subunit: MRRRGVYISIAIAAAVIAFLAVQVSRKQWQKDEDPNAAGKALPVTIASVVPHEFADEISAVGTLKARDTSPLSPKVAGTVSRVLVDIGERVNAGEVVIKLDRTNYDLGVKQARAALAAAEAAVPQAEAHFEQAEKEYRRAIELLKEKVIPQSRFDASEAAFKSAKEAVFYARAQRDQAKAALETALEHLKDADIRSPIGGAVVERNVEIGQAVAPGGRLLLIVDQTSLNLDVDLPEADIGRIVVGTVALITTDAFPGHEYSGKVTVINPLVDRKTRTFRMRIEVPNPSGKLVDGMYARVKLSAEKRRSLAVPRETLQRLPGSGTYYVFVVEGNKAHKRTVEIRAMDDQFAEVMGGLVENDKVVTSGAGRLQSGMEVSVQDILNKNGTDNSGGQLFKKNGGEHVGR, encoded by the coding sequence ATGAGACGAAGAGGAGTCTATATATCCATTGCTATTGCGGCTGCTGTTATTGCGTTCTTGGCTGTCCAAGTTTCCAGGAAGCAATGGCAAAAAGATGAAGATCCGAACGCGGCGGGCAAGGCGTTGCCTGTCACAATCGCATCTGTTGTCCCGCACGAATTCGCTGATGAAATCAGCGCCGTCGGCACCTTGAAAGCCCGAGACACGAGTCCGCTAAGCCCCAAGGTGGCAGGAACGGTGAGCCGGGTTCTGGTTGATATCGGTGAGCGCGTCAATGCCGGTGAGGTCGTTATAAAACTGGACAGAACAAACTATGATCTCGGCGTCAAGCAGGCCCGGGCGGCGCTAGCAGCTGCGGAAGCAGCAGTTCCGCAGGCTGAAGCCCATTTTGAACAGGCCGAGAAAGAATACCGACGCGCAATCGAACTGCTGAAGGAAAAAGTGATTCCGCAAAGTCGCTTTGATGCATCAGAAGCGGCCTTTAAAAGCGCCAAGGAAGCGGTGTTCTACGCCCGAGCACAGAGGGACCAGGCAAAGGCCGCCTTGGAGACAGCGCTGGAACATCTCAAGGATGCAGATATCCGATCGCCTATCGGCGGCGCTGTCGTGGAGAGAAATGTGGAAATCGGTCAGGCGGTCGCTCCCGGCGGCCGACTTCTGCTAATCGTGGACCAAACATCTCTGAACCTGGATGTCGATTTGCCGGAAGCAGACATTGGCCGGATTGTCGTTGGAACTGTTGCGCTGATCACGACAGACGCCTTCCCGGGACATGAGTATTCAGGGAAAGTAACCGTTATCAATCCATTGGTGGACCGAAAGACGCGTACTTTCCGCATGAGAATCGAGGTGCCGAATCCGTCCGGGAAGTTGGTGGACGGAATGTATGCCAGGGTGAAGCTTTCGGCAGAGAAAAGAAGGTCCCTTGCCGTTCCCCGTGAAACCTTGCAACGCCTCCCCGGCAGCGGCACCTATTACGTTTTTGTGGTGGAAGGAAATAAGGCCCATAAGCGAACGGTCGAAATTAGGGCCATGGATGACCAATTTGCCGAAGTGATGGGCGGCTTGGTTGAGAATGACAAAGTGGTCACCAGCGGAGCGGGACGTTTACAGTCAGGCATGGAGGTAAGCGTGCAAGATATTTTGAACAAGAATGGGACGGATAACTCTGGGGGACAACTTTTCAAGAAGAACGGCGGTGAACATGTCGGACGATAG
- a CDS encoding patatin-like phospholipase family protein, with amino-acid sequence MSDDSSGFPKNIGLALGSGSARGWSHIGVLQALAEAGIEIRYVAGTSIGSLVGAACALGKMDVLENFARQLDWKQIVSFLDVTFPRSGLIDGKKISDFFRSHVREMNIEELPLRYCAVATDLATGREVVLNKGDLIEAIRASISVPGIFTPVRKNGGFLVDGGLVNPVPVSAVRKMGADYVIAVDLNHDIIDKRSTAGIAPVDSSVAGMVVQPQPAEWRIAQDLTNRLSEFGSPALSQVRQWLQRDPVPNIFDVLTTAINIMEVQITATRLATDPPDLLIRPKLGDVRFLEFHRAEEAIAEGYREAMVQLKERWKCAAKRDLPGGFLPGRTEDGN; translated from the coding sequence ATGTCGGACGATAGCTCAGGTTTTCCGAAAAATATCGGCCTGGCTCTGGGTAGCGGCTCCGCACGGGGATGGTCTCATATCGGTGTATTGCAGGCACTAGCTGAGGCAGGAATAGAAATCAGGTACGTCGCCGGCACCAGCATTGGTTCGTTGGTAGGGGCCGCATGTGCCCTTGGCAAAATGGATGTGCTGGAAAATTTTGCCCGTCAGCTCGACTGGAAACAGATTGTTTCCTTCCTGGATGTAACTTTTCCGAGGTCGGGACTCATTGATGGAAAGAAGATCAGCGATTTCTTTCGTTCTCATGTTCGAGAAATGAACATTGAAGAATTACCTCTCCGCTATTGCGCGGTTGCCACCGACCTGGCCACGGGTCGTGAGGTCGTGTTGAACAAAGGGGACCTCATAGAGGCAATCCGCGCGAGCATCTCGGTTCCGGGCATTTTCACGCCGGTCAGGAAAAACGGCGGCTTTCTGGTGGATGGAGGGCTGGTCAACCCCGTGCCGGTGAGCGCTGTCAGGAAAATGGGAGCGGATTACGTCATCGCTGTTGATTTGAACCATGACATTATCGACAAAAGGAGTACCGCCGGCATCGCTCCGGTTGATTCATCGGTGGCAGGTATGGTTGTTCAGCCCCAGCCCGCAGAATGGAGAATCGCGCAGGATCTGACCAACAGGCTCAGCGAATTCGGTTCGCCCGCGTTATCGCAAGTGCGCCAGTGGCTGCAAAGGGACCCCGTGCCAAATATCTTTGATGTGTTGACGACTGCAATCAATATTATGGAAGTGCAGATCACCGCAACAAGATTGGCAACCGATCCGCCCGATCTGCTGATTCGGCCGAAGCTGGGGGATGTTCGTTTTCTCGAATTCCATCGGGCCGAGGAGGCCATTGCCGAGGGGTACCGAGAAGCCATGGTGCAGCTCAAAGAAAGATGGAAGTGTGCCGCCAAAAGAGATTTGCCAGGAGGTTTTTTACCGGGGAGGACGGAAGATGGGAATTAA
- a CDS encoding efflux RND transporter permease subunit, whose translation MKLPEISVRRPVTTVMVFAAITLLGCVAFFRLNLDLLPDIEPPAVSVITPYPGASATDVESEVTKYLEDQLSTTPNLDRLESKSKDNIAIVNCIFNWGTDLDVAVNDIREKIDLAKPDLADGAEDPFIFKFSSSMVPVLIMTVTAEESSPDLYRIVDKQIADPLKRVPGVGAVVYIGGQERQINVHFDREAIDAYHISVQQIRNVLAAENLNLPVGTVKIGRNELQIRVAGRYRDAAEIANTVIGSNGDALVRLRDVATVTDAFEEPQEWARSGKLPAIALIIQKQSGTNTVNVIEAIKDRLKTLKTEVPADIEIHGILDNSDHIYAMINSLTEAAVVGGLLVIVVCFLFLRRFRTSLVVSMAIPFSIIVAFIGLFVMDYTINVISMMSLAIAVGMVVDDAIVVLENIVRHVDDGKPPQLAAVEGTSEVGMAVAASTLTIVAVFAPLLLVKGIAGIIFGQLAFMILITILASLFISLTLTPMAASRLLRSRDQRKLNPVFVWSERLLNGIEAGYSHVLGWGLRHRNILLSLIVIVFIGSLALIPLVGTEFFPEVDSGEVEVVLEMAQGTRVEVTAGTTEEMLNAVNAIPEMEASYALAGQTKKGFLTALGFEEGTGIGRIGGRLIDKKERSRHAKEVASELREQVIKLPGVENFSASAVSVIQKAFLGGGRPISIDILGHDIETTDKAAAKIQRIVETTPGAVDVSVSRKRPRPEVRICLDRDKAASLGLNVALVADALRTNYYGFDDTKFREAGDDFDIELRLKKDQRETIREIGETPITTLTGQTIKLRNVASVRETFGPVEIDRKNRTRVTKVQAGVQGRVLGDVVRDVREKMASLDLPPGVSIEWGGEVEEQRKAFRDLTLLLILGIVLVYMVMAGEFEDFVDPFIIMFSVPFAFAGVIWAFVATATPLNLMSFIGVIMLMGIVVKNAIVLVDYTKQLRAGGMTLNEAVVTGGKTRLRPVLMTSLTTIFGMVPLALSRGEGSEIWNALGITVIGGLSVSGLVTLILVPLMYSLVHRGKAK comes from the coding sequence ATGAAATTACCGGAGATATCCGTCCGCAGGCCGGTCACGACCGTTATGGTTTTCGCTGCCATTACATTGCTGGGTTGCGTGGCTTTTTTCAGGCTCAACCTCGACTTGTTGCCGGATATTGAACCTCCGGCCGTGAGTGTCATCACACCCTATCCGGGGGCTTCCGCCACGGATGTTGAGTCGGAGGTGACCAAGTACCTGGAAGACCAGCTTTCCACCACACCGAATCTCGACCGGCTGGAGTCAAAGTCCAAAGACAACATCGCCATCGTCAATTGCATATTCAACTGGGGCACCGACCTGGATGTTGCGGTCAACGATATCCGGGAGAAGATCGATCTTGCCAAGCCGGACCTTGCCGATGGAGCGGAAGACCCCTTTATCTTCAAGTTCAGCAGTTCCATGGTGCCGGTGCTCATCATGACGGTGACGGCGGAAGAAAGCAGTCCCGATCTTTACAGAATTGTGGACAAGCAGATCGCCGATCCGTTGAAGCGTGTGCCCGGCGTGGGCGCTGTCGTCTATATCGGCGGTCAGGAAAGACAGATCAATGTGCATTTCGACCGCGAAGCAATAGATGCTTATCACATTTCCGTCCAGCAGATCAGAAATGTTCTCGCCGCTGAAAACCTGAACCTTCCGGTGGGCACCGTCAAGATCGGGAGGAATGAACTCCAGATCAGAGTGGCGGGGCGCTATCGGGATGCAGCGGAAATCGCAAATACGGTGATCGGAAGCAACGGCGACGCGCTTGTGCGGCTCAGAGACGTGGCCACGGTCACCGATGCCTTTGAGGAGCCGCAGGAGTGGGCGCGTTCCGGCAAGCTTCCTGCGATTGCCTTGATTATTCAGAAGCAGTCCGGGACCAACACCGTCAACGTGATCGAAGCCATAAAAGATCGCCTCAAGACACTGAAGACCGAAGTGCCGGCGGATATCGAAATCCACGGGATTCTGGATAACTCAGATCACATTTATGCGATGATCAATAGTTTGACCGAAGCCGCCGTCGTCGGAGGCCTTTTGGTCATTGTCGTCTGTTTCCTGTTTCTCCGGCGGTTTCGCACCAGCCTGGTCGTCTCAATGGCAATTCCTTTTTCGATTATCGTCGCCTTTATCGGCCTCTTCGTCATGGATTATACCATCAACGTCATTTCCATGATGAGTCTTGCCATTGCTGTGGGAATGGTGGTGGACGATGCCATCGTCGTACTTGAAAACATCGTGCGGCATGTGGACGATGGCAAGCCTCCGCAGTTGGCCGCCGTGGAGGGAACATCCGAAGTGGGTATGGCGGTAGCCGCGTCAACATTGACCATTGTAGCTGTCTTCGCCCCTCTTCTCTTAGTGAAAGGGATCGCCGGCATCATCTTTGGTCAGTTGGCGTTCATGATCTTGATTACGATTCTGGCCTCGCTTTTCATTTCATTGACGTTGACCCCCATGGCTGCTTCCCGTTTGCTCCGTTCACGGGATCAAAGAAAGCTCAATCCGGTATTTGTATGGAGCGAGCGTTTGCTGAATGGAATCGAAGCCGGTTATTCTCACGTCCTGGGATGGGGACTAAGGCACCGTAACATTTTGCTTTCACTTATAGTTATTGTATTTATCGGCAGTCTGGCACTGATTCCTTTGGTCGGTACGGAATTTTTCCCCGAAGTGGATTCGGGGGAAGTGGAGGTGGTCCTGGAGATGGCGCAGGGCACCCGAGTGGAGGTCACGGCCGGAACCACGGAAGAAATGCTCAACGCGGTGAACGCCATTCCGGAAATGGAAGCCTCCTATGCCCTGGCAGGTCAGACCAAGAAAGGATTTTTAACAGCCCTCGGTTTTGAAGAGGGAACCGGCATCGGTCGCATCGGAGGGCGTCTCATTGATAAAAAAGAACGGAGTCGCCATGCCAAGGAGGTCGCTTCGGAGCTTCGTGAGCAGGTCATAAAACTGCCGGGCGTTGAGAATTTTTCCGCCAGCGCCGTAAGCGTCATCCAAAAGGCGTTCCTGGGAGGCGGCCGGCCTATCAGCATCGATATTCTGGGCCATGATATCGAGACGACCGACAAAGCCGCCGCAAAGATCCAGCGCATCGTGGAAACCACACCCGGCGCAGTGGATGTCTCTGTCAGCAGAAAGAGACCACGGCCGGAAGTGCGGATTTGTCTTGACCGGGATAAGGCGGCATCCCTGGGATTGAATGTGGCGCTTGTCGCCGACGCATTGAGGACCAACTACTATGGATTCGATGATACGAAGTTCCGGGAGGCGGGTGACGACTTCGACATCGAGTTGCGACTGAAAAAAGACCAGCGGGAAACGATTCGTGAAATCGGGGAAACCCCCATCACCACCCTGACCGGTCAGACCATTAAGCTCCGGAACGTCGCGTCTGTTCGGGAAACCTTTGGGCCCGTGGAGATCGACCGGAAAAACAGGACCCGCGTCACAAAGGTTCAGGCGGGCGTCCAGGGCAGGGTTCTGGGGGATGTGGTACGGGATGTTCGAGAAAAGATGGCCTCTCTTGACCTGCCTCCCGGCGTTTCCATCGAATGGGGCGGGGAGGTGGAGGAACAGCGAAAAGCGTTCCGCGACCTGACCCTCCTTTTGATTCTGGGAATAGTCCTTGTCTACATGGTCATGGCAGGGGAGTTCGAGGATTTCGTTGATCCATTCATCATCATGTTTTCGGTTCCTTTCGCCTTCGCCGGAGTGATATGGGCCTTCGTTGCCACGGCCACTCCGCTCAACCTGATGAGCTTCATCGGGGTAATCATGCTCATGGGCATTGTTGTAAAGAACGCCATTGTGCTCGTGGATTATACCAAGCAACTGAGAGCAGGTGGGATGACGCTAAACGAAGCGGTGGTCACGGGCGGAAAAACACGCCTGAGGCCGGTGCTCATGACGAGTTTGACCACCATATTCGGCATGGTCCCATTAGCCCTTTCCAGAGGGGAAGGCTCTGAAATATGGAATGCACTGGGCATCACGGTCATTGGGGGACTGTCGGTCAGCGGCCTTGTGACATTGATTCTGGTGCCGCTAATGTATTCGCTGGTTCACCGGGGTAAAGCAAAATGA
- a CDS encoding putative ABC transporter permease: MTADVVNFFFSFSFFSILGWMLEVSYRSVRDKRFVNPGLLKGPYLILYGAGAVMLMAAVSLLQESNWGTKAFAYFIITTGLEFGSGLVAQYFFQIRLWDYSDQRFNYRGHICLKFSLYWILLAFAFEYAVLPPYQSMLVLLSPVFKWIVAGATISIMSMDFLAVAAGRFLRLTPEEKTLMEAEFVNTARPLLDLPEVAKLAQYNHHRGKTRLDHVEEVACLSFRWGKRLSLDTRAIIRGALLHDLFYYDWLHDGPRLHGFRHHTIALENARSITGLTEKEADIIKKHMWPLTVIPPRHMESLVVSLVDTFCSARDYLSMKKQDKPTEAASRCVHPEPGDEKR; this comes from the coding sequence ATGACGGCCGATGTTGTAAACTTCTTCTTTTCTTTCTCCTTTTTTTCCATTCTTGGATGGATGCTGGAGGTCTCCTATCGTTCCGTGCGTGACAAGCGGTTCGTCAATCCCGGCCTCCTGAAGGGGCCGTATCTCATCCTTTACGGTGCCGGCGCAGTGATGCTTATGGCAGCGGTTTCATTGCTGCAGGAATCCAATTGGGGAACCAAGGCCTTCGCTTATTTCATAATCACAACCGGACTCGAATTCGGCTCCGGATTGGTTGCTCAATACTTTTTCCAGATCCGTCTGTGGGACTATTCGGACCAAAGATTTAATTACAGGGGGCACATCTGTCTAAAATTCTCCCTGTACTGGATACTGCTGGCCTTCGCTTTTGAATATGCCGTTTTGCCCCCCTATCAAAGCATGCTCGTCCTGCTTTCACCGGTCTTCAAGTGGATAGTGGCCGGAGCAACGATCTCAATCATGTCGATGGATTTCCTGGCGGTTGCAGCCGGGCGTTTCCTCCGCCTGACGCCGGAAGAGAAAACTCTGATGGAGGCGGAATTCGTCAACACGGCAAGGCCGCTTCTCGATCTGCCGGAGGTTGCAAAACTGGCGCAGTATAACCATCACAGGGGGAAAACCCGATTGGATCATGTGGAGGAGGTGGCCTGCCTGAGCTTTCGCTGGGGAAAAAGACTTTCCCTTGACACCCGGGCGATTATCCGGGGTGCGTTGCTGCACGATCTTTTCTACTATGACTGGCTGCATGACGGACCCAGGCTGCACGGTTTCCGGCACCATACTATCGCTCTTGAGAACGCCCGCAGCATCACCGGTCTTACCGAAAAAGAAGCGGATATTATTAAAAAACACATGTGGCCGCTTACTGTTATACCGCCGCGCCATATGGAATCGCTGGTGGTTTCTCTGGTGGATACCTTTTGCTCTGCAAGGGACTATCTGAGCATGAAGAAACAAGACAAACCCACAGAGGCGGCCTCCCGTTGCGTTCATCCGGAACCGGGAGATGAAAAAAGATGA